The Phaeobacter gallaeciensis DSM 26640 genomic sequence TGCCTCCGCCAGTGTTTTGACCCGTGCGACGTTGGAGGCAAAAGTGGTGGCAACCACCATGCCCTGCGCCTCGCCCACCAGACGGGTGATCTCCGGGCCGACGTCGATCTCTGAGCGACCGGGGTGCAGGGAGAAGATGTTGGTGGAATCACAAACCAGCGCCTTAACGCCATCCTTGGCGATCTCCGACCACATTTCCGGGTCAAACGCCTCGCCCACAATGGGGGTCGGATCGGTTTTGAAATCACCGGTGTGCACGATACGGCCCGCAGGCGTGTCGATCACCAGACCGCCACTTTCCGGGATGGAATGCGAGATCGGGGCGACACCGATGGTGAAGGGGCCAAGCTTTGTCACCTCAGGCCAAGCGGAAACGGTTTTCACCTCTTCGCTGTCGAGACCAGCCTCATCCATCTTGCGGCGCGCCAGATTGGCGGTGAAGGCACGGGCGTAGATCGGCACGTTCAAATCGCGGTAAAGATGCGCGACCGCGCCGATGTGATCCTCATGGGCATGGGTGATGAACACCCCCTCCAGCTGATCCGCGCGCGCTTTCAGCCAGCGGATATCCGGCATGATCAGATCCACGCCGGGGCTGCTGTCCATGTCCGGGAATGTGACGCCCAGATCCACCAGGATCAGGCGTTCCTTACCCGGCTTGCCGTAGCCATAGACATAGGCGTTCATACCAATTTCGCCCGCCCCACCCAGGGGCAGGTAGATTAAACGTTCAGTGCTCATCCTCGAGACCGTTATCCTTATTATATTTGTGTATGATCTGTAGCCCGTGCATCGTGAGATCATCCTCAAATGCGTCAAACAGATCCGCTGTTTGCTGGAACAAAGGCGCCAGCCCGCCTGTCGAGATTACTTTCATCGGCACGTCACGCTCCGCCTTGATGCGGGCGCAGATTTCACGCACCAGTCCTACGTACCCCCAGAACACACCTGACTGCATACATGCAACCGTATTGGTGCCGATGACAGACTGGGGTTTGGAGATATCCACATGAGGCAAGGCGGCGGCGGCCTGATGCAGGGCTTCAAGACTGAGGTTCACCCCCGGCGCGATCACCCCACCGATATAGGCGCCATCCTCGGCCACCACGTCAAAGGTTGTTGCCGTGCCAAAATCGACCACGATCAGATTGCCACCATATTTGTCAAAGCCAGAGACTGTATTGACCAAACGGTCAGGACCGACATTGGTTCCTTGATCCACGCGCACGGAAACCGGCAGCAGGCAATCGGGCTTCCCCACCACAAGGGGGCGCGTGTTGTAATAGCGATCCGCCAGAACGCGCAGGTTGAAGACCACACGCGGCACGGTGGACGAGATGATCATATCAGTGATATCTGCCTCAATCCCCTGCAACCGCATCAGGGTATCGAGCCAGACATAGTACTGATCTGCCGTGCGCCGCCAATCGGTGGCAGTCCGCCAGGTACCGATGAAATTCTCCCCGTCCCAGATTGAGAAGACGGTGTTGGTATTGCCGCAATCCACTGCCAGAAGCATGACCTGCCCCCTCTCCTATTCCTAGAAAAAGATGTCCGCCGCCGGGATATTCACGCGGCCTTTGGCGGTCTTGAGGACAAGGTTGCCATTGGCGTCCACTGTTTCAAAGGTGCCCTCGGTTTCGGAATTGGAAGTTCGCGCGATGATCACCTCGCCCAGTCGGGCTGCGCGGGCCAGCCAGGCCGTACGGATCGGCTCAAACCCATAAGTGACGAATTGCGTTTCGTAGCGATCATAGGCTGCAGCCAGCTCGGTCAGGAAGTCCTCCGGCGTGACGTGGATCCCGGTTTCCGATAGTAGTGAGACAGGCCAGACAGCACCCGGCTCCAGCCACTCCTGCATCGGTGTCTCGATCAGATTGACCCCGATCCCAATAGACAGATGTGTGACGCCGCCGACCGCCCCTGCGCTCTCCAGAAGAATGCCCGCCAGCTTACCACCATTCAAAAGCACATCATTGGGCCATTTCAATGCCAGACCCGCAGTTTCCCCGCAGAGTGCGACGCAGGCCTCATGCAGGGCCAGGGCCGCAACGAAGCTCCGCAGCGCCACTTGCTCAGGTGCGCCGTCCGGCCGCATCACCAGGGTTGCTGCAAAATTGCCTTTTGGTTCCTTCCACGCACGCCCTCTGCGGCCACGACCCTTGGTCTGGCGCTTGGCCATGATCCATTCCGGGCCGGTCAGCGTCGGCGCGCGGCGCGCGGCTTCATCCAGGGTGCTGTCCACTTCCTCAAGTAGGCTGCGTCCGTATCCCACTGGCCAATCACTCATGATCCTGTCCCTTCAAGGCAAAAAGGCCCGATCCGCAGACCAGGCCTTCGTGTGTTCTGTGTCAGAGCGGTCAGTTGACCAGCGTGGCAGCCGCTGATGCCGCTGCACCTTCGACGCCGAACATGTTGATAATTCCCAGAAGCATCACCGCGGCTGATGCCATCAGGAAACCCCAGAGGATTGGCGAGCGATTGGTTTCCAGCTCCTCGCCTTCTTCGCCGAAATACATGTAGTAGACGATGCGCAGATAGTAGAAAGCCCCGATAACAGAGGCAATCACGCCAGCAATCGCCAGCCATGCCAGACCGGCTTGATAGGCCGCGTTCAGCACGTATAGCTTGCCGAAGAAGCCCAGCATCGGCGGCACGCCTGCCAGCGAGAACAACAGGATCAGCATCGCAAGCGCCTTGCCCGGCTCACGACGGGAATAGAGGTTCAGCGCGCGGATATCGGTGATTGGCTTGCCGTCCTTCTCCATCATCAGGATGAAGGCAAAGGTGCCGATGTTCATCGAGACGTAGATCGCCATATAGACCAGCAGTGCCTGCACACCGTAGGCCGTACCTGCTGCAAGACCCATCAACGCGTAGCCCATGTGGGCGATGGAGGAATAGGCCATCAGACGTTTGATATCGCGCTGACCAATCGCAGCGACAGCACCGACGAACATGGAGAGCAGCGACAGCAGCGCAATGACCTGGCTCCAGTCCTGCACCGCATGGCCGAATGCGTCATGCAGCACGCGGGCGAACAGGCCCATAGCCGCAACCTTCGGCGCCGAGGCGAAGAAGGCTGTGACCGGGGTCGGTGCGCCCTCATAAACGTCAGGCGTCCACATGTGGAACGGAACCGCCGAAACCTTGAACGCCATGCCGGAGATCAGGAAGACGAGACCAAACAGCAGGCCGACCGACACTTCACCGTGCTGAGCAACGGCATAGATACCGGCAAAATCTGTCGTACCGGCAAAGCCATAGACCAACGACGCGCCATACAGGAGCAAACCGGAGGACAGCGCGCCAAGAACGAAATACTTCAGGCCGGCTTCGGTCGATTTCACGCTGTCACGACGCAGGGACGCCACGACATAAAGCGCCAGCGACTGCAATTCGAGGCCCATGTAAAGCGACATCAGGTTGCCGGCGGAGACCATCACCATCATGCCCACCGCGCTGAGCGCGACAAGGATGGGATATTCGAACCGCAGCATACCACGGCGCGACATGTAATCCTGCCCCATGACCAGCACAGCAGACGCTGACAACAGGATTGCGACCTTGGCGAAGCGGGCGAACCCGTCATCGACGAACATGCCGTTGAACGCCTCGCGGCTACCAGACGCGCCTGTCCCGATCCAGATCGCCAGCGCCGACATCAGACCGGCCATCAGCCAGATCAGAGCCGGGGCCAGTTTGTCCTTGCCCGTGTAGACACCCACGAGGAGCGCCGCCATTGCGCTGAGCGCCAGAACAATCTCTGGCAGGATAACGGTGAGATCAGCTGGGATCATCGCCCACGCCCCCTTAGTGCGAAGCCATCTGGGTCGCCGGGGACAGATCCGCAGCGGCCAGAGATTGGTTGAAGTTAGCAATCAGCGCCTCAGTCGACGGGCTGATGATATCGGTGACAACCGCCGGATAGACGCCCAGCAGGATGGTCATGACGACAAGCGGTGCAAAGATAAACCGCTCACGTGCAGTCATATCCTTGATGGTTTTGAGGCTGCCCTTGATGAGGTCGCCAAAGACCACGCGGCGATAAAGCCACAGCGCATATCCCGCCGAGAAGATGACGCCGGTCGCAGCAACGGCTGCCACCCAGGTATTCTTCTGGAACGTGCCCATCAGGGTCAGGAATTCACCGATGAAGCCCGACGTGCCCGGCAGGCCAACATTGCCCATGGTGAAGAACATAAACACCAGTGCATAGGCAGGCATGCGGATGACAAGGCCACCGTAGGCGTCGATGTCACGGGTGTGCATGCGGTCATAGATCACGCCCACGCAGAGGAACAGCGCCGCCGAGATGAAGCCGTGGCTCAGCATCTGAAAGATCGCGCCATCAATACCCTGCTGGTTGGCCGCAAAGATCCCCATGGTCACAAAGCCCATATGCGCCACGGACGAATAAGCGATCAGCTTCTTCATGTCCGACTGCACCAGCGCCACAAGAGAGGTGTAGACCACCGCGATTGCGGACATCCACAGGATCACGTCGGTCATCACATCTGCGCCAACCGGGAACATCGGCAGGGAGAACCGCAGGAAGCCATAGCCGCCCATCTTCAACAGGATCGCCGCCAGGACAACAGAGCCAGCCGTCGGCGCCTGAACGTGCGCATCGGGCAGCCATGTATGGACAGGCCACATCGGCATTTTCACCGCGAAAGAGGCAAAGAAGGCCAGGAACAGCAGCGTCTGCATGCCGCCCACAACATGGATGCCCAGAAGATCGAAGCTACCCGCAGAGAAGCTATGCGTCAGCAGCTGCGCGATATCTGTGGTGCCCGCATCTGCATACATCGCCACCATAGCCACCAGCATCAGCACCGAGCCGAAGAAGGTATAGAGGAAGAATTTGAATGAAGCGTAGATCCGTTCCTTACCGCCCCAGATGCCGATGATCAGGAACATCGGGATCAGGCCTGCCTCAAAGAACAGGTAGAACAGTACCAGGTCCAGCGCCATGAACACGCCCAGCATCAGCGTTTCCAGCAGCAGGAAGGCAATCATATATTCCTTGACCCGCGTGCTGACACCCCAGCTGGCCAGAATGGTCAGCGGCATCACAAAGGTGGTGAGCATCACGAAGAGCACCGAAATGCCGTCCACGCCCATCTTATACTTCAGGCCAAAGATCCACTCGGCCTCTTCGACGAACTGAAAGCCCGTGTTGGAAGGATCGAACTGAAAGTAGATGCCAAGGCTGACCAGGAAGGTGATCGTGGTGGCAAAGAGCGCAACAGATTTGGCGTTGCGTTGCGCCGCCTCATCCTCGCCGCGCAGGAACAGGGCCAGAATGGCCGCCGCAAGCGCCGGGATAAAGGTGACAATAGAAAGGAGATTGTCCATCAGTGCGTTCCTCCGCCGATCGACATCCAGGTAACCAGAGCAGCAATGCCCAGCACCATCCAGAAAGCATAAGTGAAGATGTAACCCGACTGTGCGCGACCGGCGAGGCGGGTGAAGAAGGGAATGATACCCATGGCGATACCGTTCAGGGCACCATCAATGGTCTTGCCATCACCACGCTTCCAGAAGAAGCGGCCGATCATCAGGGCCGGTTTGACAAAGATCGCGTCATAGAGCTCGTCAAAGTACCACTTGTTCTTAAGGAACAGATAAAGCGGCTGCTGCTGCTTGGCCAGGCGGCCTGGCAGGCTCGGGTTCACGATGTAGAACAGGATCGCCAGACTAAGGCCGAGCAGCATCGCGATGAACGGCGACACCTTGACCCATTTCGGGGCAGCGTGGGCGTCGTCCAGCACAGTGTTGTCGGGACCAAAGTACAGCGCCCCCTCACCCGGCTTGCCGGTGAATACATAGTGATGCTCGCCCATGGCCCCTTCACCGTGATCATCTTTGGCTTCGCCGTGGCTGTCTGCACCATGTGCATCGTCGCCATGTGCTTCGCCGTGGCCTTCTGCTGAGGCTTCCGCATAGGGAATGCCATAGAACTTGCCCACTGTATCGGTGTGACCAAAGAAGCTGTTGTACCAGATCATACCGGAGAAGACTGCACCGAGTGCCAGAACACCCAGCGGGATCAGCATGACCATCGGGCTTTCATGCGCGTGATCATGCGTGTGCTTGTCACCGCGCGGCTTGCCGTAGAAGGTCAGGAAAATCAGGCGCCAGCTGTAGAATGAGGTCATCGCGGCAGCAATCACCAGCAGCCAGAACCCGTAGGAGGATCCGCCGGCATAGGCGCTTTCAATGATGGCATCCTTGGACAGGAAACCAGCGAAGCCGAAATGGGTGAGCGGAATACCGACACCGGTGATGGCGAGTGTACCGATCATCATCGCGGCAAAGGTGTAAGGGATCTTTTTGCGCAGACCGCCGTAGTTCATCATGTCCTGCTCGTGGTGCATCGCGTGGATCACGGAGCCCGCGCCAAGGAACAGCATCGCCTTGAAGAAGGCGTGTGTGAACAGGTGGAACATGGCTGCCGAGTACATGCCAACACCAGCAGCAACGAACATGTAACCAAGCTGAGAACAGGTCGAATAGGCGATCACGCGTTTGATGTCAGTCTGAACCAGACCCACGGTCGCAGCGAAGAACGCCGTGGTCGCACCCAGCACGGTGATGAACGTCGTCGCCTCGGGCGCAAATTCCATCAGCGGCGACATGCGGCAAACGAGGAAAACACCTGCGGTCACCATGGTTGCCGCGTGGATCAGGGCTGACACCGGGGTCGGACCTTCCATCGCGTCCGGAAGCCATGTGTGCAGGATCAGCTGGGCCGATTTGCCCATCGCGCCGATGAACAGCAGAACAGCAATCAGGTTGGCTGCGTTCCATTCAGTCCACAGGAAGCTCAGCTGGGTTTCCGCCAGTTGCGGCGCAGCTGCAAAAATATCGTCAAAGTTGATGCTGTCAGTTAGGAAGAACAGCGCAAAGATGCCAAGCGAAAAGCCAAAGTCACCAACACGGTTGACGATGAAGGCTTTCATCGCCGCCGCATTTGCCGAAGGCTTGCGATAGTAGAAGCCGATCAGCAAGTACGAGGCAACGCCCACACCTTCCCAGCCAAAGAACATCTGGACCAGATTGTCGGAGGTCACCAGCATCAGCATGGCGAAGGTAAAGAACGACAGATAGGCAAAGAAGCGCGGCTTGTAGCTCTCGCCGTCTTTCCACTGCGGATCATGGGCCATGTAGCCAAAGGAATAGAGATGCACCAGCGAGGACACGGTGGTCACAACGATCAGCATGATCGCAGTCATCCGGTCCAGACGGATCGCCCAGGATGTCGAGAGCGAACCGCTTTCGATCCAGCGCAGGATCTCAATCGACTGGGTCACCCCGTCAAAGCTGAGGAAGACGATCCACGACAGAAGTGCCGACAGGAACAAAAGCCCCGTCGCAGTCCAGGTCGCTGCGGTCTCGCCGATGAATTTCCAGCCAAAGCCACAGATGATGGCCCCGACCAGAGGGGCAAAGAGAAGGATAGTTTCCATGACGCTTTAGCCCTTCATCAAGTTGATGTCTTCCACGGCGATGGTGCCGCGGTTGCGGAAGAAGCAAACCAGGATCGCAAGGCCGATGGCAGCCTCAGCGGCGGCCACGGTCAGCACGAACAGGGTAAAGACCTGCCCGACCAGATCGCCGAGGAACGACGAGAAGGCCACGAGGTTGATATTCACCGCGAGGAGCATCAGTTCGATGCTCATCAGGAGGATGATGACATTCTTGCGGTTCAGGAAGAGCCCGAAGATGCCGATGACGAACAGCGTCGCCGCGACGGTTAGATAATGCTCGAGTGTGATCATTGTCTCAAAGCCCCTGCCCCGGTTTCACATCCTTGAGTTCCATCGCAGTCGCCGGGTCACGCATCATCTGCGCGACGATGTCCTGACGTTTCACGTCCTGACGATGGCGCAGCGTCAGCACAATCGCGCCGATCATCGCGACCAGCAGGATCAGGCCGGAGAGTTGGAACAGAAGGAAGTATTGATCATA encodes the following:
- a CDS encoding type III pantothenate kinase; amino-acid sequence: MLLAVDCGNTNTVFSIWDGENFIGTWRTATDWRRTADQYYVWLDTLMRLQGIEADITDMIISSTVPRVVFNLRVLADRYYNTRPLVVGKPDCLLPVSVRVDQGTNVGPDRLVNTVSGFDKYGGNLIVVDFGTATTFDVVAEDGAYIGGVIAPGVNLSLEALHQAAAALPHVDISKPQSVIGTNTVACMQSGVFWGYVGLVREICARIKAERDVPMKVISTGGLAPLFQQTADLFDAFEDDLTMHGLQIIHKYNKDNGLEDEH
- a CDS encoding biotin--[acetyl-CoA-carboxylase] ligase: MSDWPVGYGRSLLEEVDSTLDEAARRAPTLTGPEWIMAKRQTKGRGRRGRAWKEPKGNFAATLVMRPDGAPEQVALRSFVAALALHEACVALCGETAGLALKWPNDVLLNGGKLAGILLESAGAVGGVTHLSIGIGVNLIETPMQEWLEPGAVWPVSLLSETGIHVTPEDFLTELAAAYDRYETQFVTYGFEPIRTAWLARAARLGEVIIARTSNSETEGTFETVDANGNLVLKTAKGRVNIPAADIFF
- the nuoN gene encoding NADH-quinone oxidoreductase subunit NuoN, which codes for MIPADLTVILPEIVLALSAMAALLVGVYTGKDKLAPALIWLMAGLMSALAIWIGTGASGSREAFNGMFVDDGFARFAKVAILLSASAVLVMGQDYMSRRGMLRFEYPILVALSAVGMMVMVSAGNLMSLYMGLELQSLALYVVASLRRDSVKSTEAGLKYFVLGALSSGLLLYGASLVYGFAGTTDFAGIYAVAQHGEVSVGLLFGLVFLISGMAFKVSAVPFHMWTPDVYEGAPTPVTAFFASAPKVAAMGLFARVLHDAFGHAVQDWSQVIALLSLLSMFVGAVAAIGQRDIKRLMAYSSIAHMGYALMGLAAGTAYGVQALLVYMAIYVSMNIGTFAFILMMEKDGKPITDIRALNLYSRREPGKALAMLILLFSLAGVPPMLGFFGKLYVLNAAYQAGLAWLAIAGVIASVIGAFYYLRIVYYMYFGEEGEELETNRSPILWGFLMASAAVMLLGIINMFGVEGAAASAAATLVN
- a CDS encoding NADH-quinone oxidoreductase subunit M codes for the protein MDNLLSIVTFIPALAAAILALFLRGEDEAAQRNAKSVALFATTITFLVSLGIYFQFDPSNTGFQFVEEAEWIFGLKYKMGVDGISVLFVMLTTFVMPLTILASWGVSTRVKEYMIAFLLLETLMLGVFMALDLVLFYLFFEAGLIPMFLIIGIWGGKERIYASFKFFLYTFFGSVLMLVAMVAMYADAGTTDIAQLLTHSFSAGSFDLLGIHVVGGMQTLLFLAFFASFAVKMPMWPVHTWLPDAHVQAPTAGSVVLAAILLKMGGYGFLRFSLPMFPVGADVMTDVILWMSAIAVVYTSLVALVQSDMKKLIAYSSVAHMGFVTMGIFAANQQGIDGAIFQMLSHGFISAALFLCVGVIYDRMHTRDIDAYGGLVIRMPAYALVFMFFTMGNVGLPGTSGFIGEFLTLMGTFQKNTWVAAVAATGVIFSAGYALWLYRRVVFGDLIKGSLKTIKDMTARERFIFAPLVVMTILLGVYPAVVTDIISPSTEALIANFNQSLAAADLSPATQMASH
- the nuoL gene encoding NADH-quinone oxidoreductase subunit L, giving the protein METILLFAPLVGAIICGFGWKFIGETAATWTATGLLFLSALLSWIVFLSFDGVTQSIEILRWIESGSLSTSWAIRLDRMTAIMLIVVTTVSSLVHLYSFGYMAHDPQWKDGESYKPRFFAYLSFFTFAMLMLVTSDNLVQMFFGWEGVGVASYLLIGFYYRKPSANAAAMKAFIVNRVGDFGFSLGIFALFFLTDSINFDDIFAAAPQLAETQLSFLWTEWNAANLIAVLLFIGAMGKSAQLILHTWLPDAMEGPTPVSALIHAATMVTAGVFLVCRMSPLMEFAPEATTFITVLGATTAFFAATVGLVQTDIKRVIAYSTCSQLGYMFVAAGVGMYSAAMFHLFTHAFFKAMLFLGAGSVIHAMHHEQDMMNYGGLRKKIPYTFAAMMIGTLAITGVGIPLTHFGFAGFLSKDAIIESAYAGGSSYGFWLLVIAAAMTSFYSWRLIFLTFYGKPRGDKHTHDHAHESPMVMLIPLGVLALGAVFSGMIWYNSFFGHTDTVGKFYGIPYAEASAEGHGEAHGDDAHGADSHGEAKDDHGEGAMGEHHYVFTGKPGEGALYFGPDNTVLDDAHAAPKWVKVSPFIAMLLGLSLAILFYIVNPSLPGRLAKQQQPLYLFLKNKWYFDELYDAIFVKPALMIGRFFWKRGDGKTIDGALNGIAMGIIPFFTRLAGRAQSGYIFTYAFWMVLGIAALVTWMSIGGGTH
- the nuoK gene encoding NADH-quinone oxidoreductase subunit NuoK, whose product is MITLEHYLTVAATLFVIGIFGLFLNRKNVIILLMSIELMLLAVNINLVAFSSFLGDLVGQVFTLFVLTVAAAEAAIGLAILVCFFRNRGTIAVEDINLMKG